A single window of Flavobacterium aestivum DNA harbors:
- the apaG gene encoding Co2+/Mg2+ efflux protein ApaG — MVSQITRGIKISVLTSFEGTYFKNYKIHFAFSYEITIENHSKDSVQLTSRHWEIFDSLNDIEFVDGEGVIGKKPVLKPGERHTYSSGCLLSSPYGAMQGYFNMINFTSTKSFKVIVPTFRLCAPFALN; from the coding sequence ATGGTTTCACAAATAACACGAGGCATTAAAATATCAGTATTGACTAGTTTTGAAGGAACCTACTTCAAAAACTACAAGATTCATTTCGCCTTTAGTTATGAGATTACAATAGAAAATCACAGTAAAGATTCTGTCCAATTAACTTCACGTCATTGGGAAATCTTTGATTCTTTAAATGACATAGAGTTTGTGGACGGTGAAGGTGTTATAGGCAAAAAACCAGTTTTAAAACCAGGAGAACGACACACTTATAGTTCTGGTTGTTTATTGTCTTCCCCTTACGGAGCCATGCAGGGTTATTTTAATATGATTAATTTTACTTCAACAAAATCCTTCAAAGTTATCGTGCCTACTTTTAGATTGTGCGCACCGTTTGCTTTAAACTAA